One segment of Methanoculleus taiwanensis DNA contains the following:
- a CDS encoding ATP-grasp domain-containing protein, protein MPLAGNGVNSMIYIVPKPTDTPTDNSTGQVISELEKAGAGYGILDLDSLDPLESNLERELIWACGIRQNGHDFEALNVLALDNCVVNTPESIVTCACKVTTTALLLRQGVNTPRTLFTPSCERARSFIEECGKVVYKPLYGFDGNGIRLITDVADLEAPPWYLQEYVWNDRDFRVFVIDGEAVGAIERVSDSLTHNIHQGGIGRALPVDPEMASIAEAAARAVGIDYCGVDLLLDGRDYTVLEVNGTPNWHCMAAPIPKLLAGFLIGKEREMRS, encoded by the coding sequence ATGCCCCTGGCCGGGAACGGCGTGAACAGCATGATCTACATTGTTCCAAAACCGACCGATACGCCCACCGATAACTCCACAGGGCAGGTAATCAGCGAACTTGAGAAGGCCGGAGCGGGATACGGGATCCTCGATCTCGATTCCCTCGATCCGCTCGAGAGCAACCTTGAGCGCGAGCTCATCTGGGCATGCGGTATCCGGCAGAATGGCCATGATTTCGAGGCATTGAACGTTCTCGCTCTCGACAACTGCGTCGTGAATACCCCGGAGAGTATCGTGACCTGTGCCTGTAAGGTGACGACGACGGCGCTTCTCCTCCGCCAGGGCGTGAATACGCCCCGGACGCTGTTTACACCTTCGTGCGAGAGAGCCCGCTCCTTCATCGAGGAGTGCGGAAAAGTCGTCTACAAGCCTCTCTACGGCTTTGACGGAAACGGGATCCGGCTGATAACCGACGTCGCCGATCTCGAGGCGCCGCCGTGGTACCTGCAGGAGTACGTCTGGAACGACCGGGATTTCCGGGTCTTCGTCATCGACGGCGAGGCCGTGGGCGCGATCGAGCGCGTCTCCGACAGCCTGACGCATAATATCCACCAGGGAGGGATCGGAAGGGCTCTCCCGGTCGACCCGGAGATGGCCTCGATCGCCGAGGCCGCAGCCCGCGCTGTCGGGATCGATTACTGCGGCGTAGACCTGCTCCTCGACGGCCGGGATTACACCGTTCTCGAAGTGAACGGGACGCCGAACTGGCACTGTATGGCAGCCCCCATCCCGAAGCTCCTTGCCGGGTTCCTTATCGGGAAGGAACGGGAGATGAGGTCTTAA
- a CDS encoding UPF0058 family protein, protein MHKEELIPLHGMLTEIKDFFEMMNPELKFSQYYSLKIDPTQVHKSKMEHKYAIFVLGTELANAMKDVEFSSSGRISARMRELAEKTLKEIEYLQ, encoded by the coding sequence ATGCACAAGGAAGAGCTTATACCGCTACATGGGATGCTTACCGAGATAAAAGACTTTTTTGAAATGATGAACCCTGAGTTGAAATTCTCACAGTATTACTCCCTCAAGATCGACCCGACGCAGGTTCATAAAAGTAAGATGGAGCACAAATACGCGATATTCGTCCTTGGAACCGAACTTGCAAACGCAATGAAAGATGTCGAGTTTTCGTCATCAGGCAGGATTTCGGCACGCATGCGGGAGCTCGCCGAAAAAACGTTGAAGGAAATCGAATATCTCCAGTAA